A single region of the Eublepharis macularius isolate TG4126 chromosome 14, MPM_Emac_v1.0, whole genome shotgun sequence genome encodes:
- the LOC129341927 gene encoding nascent polypeptide-associated complex subunit alpha, muscle-specific form-like translates to MGSCQSVCGGRKEGPEEESGPRLAPCPKLSAPLVDFSRASGWKTGRRATFWPAPGSARHTPGHAWAGGSPYQEGGEPRAREPRRGHVHEAKAGPRPPPSLPPGRFRPQAPASPWPARRLRGALFAREVPGARPGLGPQPPRPPSRRPEAKRGEGPPPPPPPRHHRPPGPSLSRAAEPSPPRAAPAPPAPVATATGPACRLSSAAAAGRCPSPAARPSLPALPHLPLPEGEPGRAALHLAAAAAARPRARASERARERAAPVGRAAAVGGAAGQCGPPTRLSPAPACLPACLAGGAAEGA, encoded by the exons ATGGGCAGCTGCCAGTCTGTCTGTGGCGGCCGGAAAGAGGGACCTGAAGAAGAGAGCGGGCCGCGGCTCGCACCCTGCCCTAAACTGT CTGCGCCCTTGGTTGACTTCTCAAGAGCATCTGGGTGGAAAACGGGGCGCCGGGCGACTTTCTGGCCCGCCCCGGGCTCGGCCCGCCACACTCCAGGGCACGCCTGGGCTGGCGGTTCGCCCTACCAGGAAGGCGGGGAGCCCCGCGCTAGAGAACCGAGACGCGGGCACGTCCACGAGGCCAAGGCTGGGCCTCGGCCTCCCCCGTCCCTCCCTCCCGGCCGCTTCCGCCCTCAGGCGCCGGCGTCTCCGTGGCCTGCGCGGCGGCTGCGAGGGGCGCTCTTCGCCCGGGAAGTTCCAGGAGCCCGGCCAGGCCTCGGGCCGCAGCCGCCCCGCCCGCCCAGCCGGAGGCCCGAGGCCAAGCGCGGGGaaggcccgccgccgccgccgccgccccgccaCCACCGCCCCCCCGGGCCCTCCCTCTCGCGGGCCGCTGAGCCTTCCCCGCCGCGGGCCGCACCAGCCCCTCCCGCGCCCGTCGCCACGGCAACCGGCCCGGCCTGCCGCCTcagctccgccgccgccgccgggcgcTGCCCCTCCCCGGCCGCCCGTCCTTCCCTCCCGGCACTGCCTCACCTGCCGCTGCCCGAAGGCGAGCCGGGCCGGGCCGCGCTCCAcctcgctgccgccgccgccgccaggccCCGGGCGCGCGCGAGCGAGAGGGCGAGAGAGCGGGCGGCGCCCGTGGGGAGGGCTGCGGCCGTCGGCGGGGCGGCCGGTCAGTGTGGCCCGCCCACTCGCCTCTCGCCCgcgcccgcctgcctgcctgcctgcctggctggcGGCGCCGCCGAGGGGGCTTGA
- the PPP1R26 gene encoding protein phosphatase 1 regulatory subunit 26, producing the protein MCRPSHSSARMFLMNTSPLVALQRKWEPFAQARSCRYPVCFSESEDDIARTSVSTKVQMIIKNLQSEESSLGTTNEYGCILQKKRKGAKIRGHRLRGNGRIPLQERAKYAQRSCPADSDGMEVEESSEFGPSSLNSDSDDSVDREIEEAIQEYLKNKGQSIPPLPSNTKSLRSTNTHKSFIKEHPSYDVACNVFPASVNSNLIPQHLAPDFLGDDALQWAPSPCSVSSDDSFEQSIKAEIEQFLNEKKQQARKKSVSVGSKSLDQKEAQEKLAIKSQKNGSSKASPSSLKCKGKAFFLRRHPELQNTTPPPKCLMVKTEEFMDFKKTSQKHFKASGASHSCILEQSNNGDIGQKFWKARGEQSAESVDLSDSSSDDGIEEAIQLYQLEKVRKAANVRAGCVPSQKDRGLADISASLTIHSEKSALPENSRTTLSNKRKEIGSKSTELNKIGVICHEIEKGRCCTSANNFTSYAVTLQTCRADTAAELMCAEAILDISKTILPPPAANDSRSLLTYPLSPSQSIPSSHQESDSNAVDSDDSIEQEIRAFLAIKAQTERLITKSDEALNAAPNPLSSGQPCDQNRSPKRSFPNTLKLSLGQKRKLKKEGYVSRQKQDKQTTQLEMDYNYLGNDNYSKPFASQEENILSSVKNSETGGATMKEEVAPATVSSVDFANPPPRLLGTGGLVRNTRQALQKYVTDDKSSSLDSDEDLDTAIKDLLRSKRKLKKKPKDQKIQCKKKVRFGNAEMHIFEDKLEVLQEKDCKSKNSTLLKSCLLRSRRNMMEESPQGESQYAVKGRSRNAEAFQLALMFGKGCRPFSEPDSQAAAINDQHPWIATPLIEDSSSLDSDDSIEQEIQRFLAEKAKDSSSTVHIASALGIVDTLKAAQPQTAQSKAKRQQLEGEDVALSKHSKRAKKARQPRTTLRSPLRTEREGAGNVSQIGEPAITCMEDICTQVTGKCQRNQGTEQAKGASLSVKRTAVERKGVSGGKLDQKRLSSWKEKAENCKLQNYFKRMSAFKRKSPYEFKISSKFITGFRSAQKKKKSVLFRKKPSIEFSVLQSNVFRRQEGLLGERCEAPAQTGILGSKSEVKEADLDVQCIAEGLYPPVSEKTEVIPLSIAVVSFAKAKLVGDAEPCSSADSKHSRFLQEPSADVAREVNVISTPLEVSLMEKEGKVQHHSNNWEEFRGPQSCNLPLKESVSLIQQDRIAETQTQKALEEGSKMYRYTCSGTN; encoded by the coding sequence ATGTGCAGGCCCTCTCATTCATCTGCAAGAATGTTTCTTATGAATACCTCTCCTTTGGTAGCCCTCCAGAGAAAATGGGAGCCTTTTGCCCAGGCAAGGAGCTGTCGATACCCCGTCTGCTTCTCAGAATCTGAAGATGACATTGCTAGAACATCTGTAAGCACAAAAGTGCAGATGATCATAAAAAATCTGCAATCTGAAGAGTCGTCCTTGGGCACTACCAATGAATATGGCtgtattttgcaaaaaaaaaggaagggagcaAAAATCAGAGGTCACAGACTGCGGGGTAATGGCAGAATACCACTTCAAGAACGTGCTAAATATGCCCAGCGCAGTTGTCCAGCTGACTCTGATGGCATGGAAGTGGAAGAGAGTTCAGAGTTTGGGCCCTCCTCATTGAATTCTGACAGTGATGATTCTGTTGATCGAGAGATAGAAGAAGCCATTCAAGAGTACTTGAAAAACAAAGGCCAGAGCATCCCACCCTTGCCAAGCAATACCAAGAGTTTGCGCAGCACTAATACACACAAGAGTTTCATAAAAGAACATCCTTCATATGATGTAGCTTGTAATGTGTTCCCTGCCAGTGTGAACTCAAATCTGATTCCTCAGCATCTTGCTCCTGACTTTCTGGGAGATGATGCACTCCAGTGggctccctccccttgcagcgTGAGCAGCGATGACTCTTTTGAGCAGAGTATAAAAGCTGAGATAGAGCAATTCCTAAATGAAAAGAAACAGCAAGCAAGAAAGAAGAGTGTATCTGTGGGGAGTAAGAGTCTTGATCAGAAAGAGGCACAAGAGAAATTAGCAATTAAGAGTCAGAAAAATGGAAGTAGCAAAGCAAGCCCAAGTTCTTTAAAGTGCAAAGGGAAGGCATTCTTTTTAAGGAGGCATCCTGAACTACAGAACACCACTCCTCCTCCTAAATGTTTGATGGTGAAGACAGAAGAGTTCATGGACTtcaaaaaaacaagccaaaagcaTTTCAAAGCATCTGGGGCTAGCCATTCCTGCATACTGGAGCAAAGTAACAATGGTGACATCGGGCAGAAGTTTTGGAAAGCTAGAGGAGAACAAAGTGCTGAAAGTGTGGATTTATCTGATTCAAGTAGTGATGATGGTATTGAAGAAGCTATTCAACTTTACCAGCTAGAAAAAGTCAGAAAAGCAGCAAATGTCCGAGCAGGCTGTGTTCCTTCTCAAAAGGATAGGGGGCTAGCAGATATATCTGCAAGTCTGACAATCCATTCAGAAAAAAGTGCCTTGCCAGAAAACTCTAGAACAACTCTAAGCAACAAGAGGAAAGAGATTGGCTCAAAGTCTACAGAATTAAATAAGATTGGTGTCATCTGTCATGAGATCGAGAAAGGCAGATGTTGCACTTCTGCAAACAATTTTACCAGTTATGCAGTCACTTTGCAGACCTGCAGAGCAGACACTGCAGCTGAGTTGATGTGTGCAGAAGCCATCCTGGACATCTCCAAAACTATTTTACCCCCACCTGCGGCAAATGACAGCAGATCCCTCCTGACATATCCTTTGTCCCCCTCCCAGAGCATCCCTTCTTCCCACCAAGAGAGTGACAGTAATGCCGTGGACAGTGATGATAGCATTGAACAAGAGATAAGGGCTTTTTTGGCTATCAAAGCACAGACTGAACGTTTGATAACAAAATCTGATGAGGCCTTAAATGCTGCCCCAAATCCTCTGTCTTCTGGGCAGCCATGTGATCAGAACAGGAGTCCTAAGCGATCCTTCCCCAACACATTAAAACTGTCGCTGGGTCAGAAAAGGAAGCTCAAAAAGGAGGGCTATGTGTCAAGACAGAAACAGGACAAACAAACGACACAGTTAGAGATGGATTATAACTACCTGGGGAATGATAACTATTCAAAACCGTTTGCATCCCAAGAGGAGAATATTCTGAGCAGTGTGAAAAACAGTGAAACAGGAGGGGCTACTATGAAAGAAGAAGTTGCTCCAGCCACTGTCAGTTCTGTGGATTTTGCGAACCCTCCACCAAGGCTTCTTGGCACGGGAGGGCTGGTAAGAAATACAAGACAAGCTCTGCAGAAATATGTCACAGATGACAAGAGCAGCTCTTTGGACAGTGATGAGGATCTGGATACAGCTATCAAAGATCTCTTAAGGTCAAAACGGAAGCTAAAGAAAAAACCCAAAGACCAAAAAATTCAGTGCAAGAAGAAAGTGAGATTTGGTAATGCAGAAATGCATATTTTTGAGGATAAACTTGAAGTCCTCCAAGAAAAAGACTGCAAATCCAAAAATTCCACTTTGCTGAAAAGCTGCCTTCTGAGATCCAGACGGAACATGATGGAGGAGAGTCCACAGGGAGAGTCCCAATACGCCGTGAAAGGGAGATCCAGAAATGCAGAGGCCTTCCAGCTTGCATTAATGTTTGGGAAGGGATGCCGTCCATTTTCTGAGCCAGACAGTCAAGCAGCAGCAATAAATGATCAGCATCCTTGGATTGCCACACCCTTGATAGAAGACAGCAGTTCTTTGGATAGTGATGACAGTATTGAACAAGAAATTCAAAGATTCTTGGCAGAAAAAGCCAAAGATTCCTCAAGTACTGTGCACATAGCCAGTGCCCTTGGAATTGTTGATACTCTGAAAGCTGCTCAGCCCCAAACTgctcaatcaaaagcaaagcgCCAGCAGTTGGAGGGTGAGGACGTTGCCTTATCAAAACACAGTAAGAGAGCAAAGAAGGCACGCCAGCCAAGGACTACGTTGAGAAGCCCTCTGAGAACTGAAAGAGAGGGAGCAGGAAATGTTTCTCAGATTGGTGAGCCAGCCATCACCTGCATGGAAGACATATGCACCCAAGTAACAGGGAAGTGCCAGAGAAACCAGGGAACTGAACAAGCTAAAGGTGCCAGTTTATCTGTAAAAAGAACTGCAGTAGAGAGGAAGGGCGTCTCTGGTGGCAAGCTTGATCAGAAACGCCTTTCATCTTGGAAGGAAAAGGCTGAGAACTGtaaattacaaaattattttaaacgTATGTCAGCTTTCAAAAGAAAGAGCCCATATGAGTTTAAAATTTCCAGTAAGTTTATAACAGGCTTCAGAAGTgcccagaagaagaagaaatctgtACTTTTTAGGAAAAAGCCGAGCATAGAATTTTCAGTACTCCAGAGCAATGTGTTCAGGAGGCAGGAAGGTTTGCTTGGTGAAAGATGTGAAGCTCCTGCGCAAACAGGGATCCTGGGTTCCAAAAGCGAGGTAAAAGAGGCAGACTTGGATGTACAGTGTATAGCAGAGGGGCTGTATCCCCCTGTATCAGAAAAAACAGAGGTTATCCCTTTAAGTATTGCAGTGGTCAGTTTTGCAAAAGCAAAACTTGTTGGTGATGCAGAGCCTTGTTCCAGCGCAGATTCAAAGCACAGCCGTTTTTTGCAGGAGCCCAGTGCGGATGTTGCCAGAGAAGTTAATGTTATCTCAACaccattggaggtctcccttaTGGAAAAGGAAGGGAAAGTCCAACATCACAGCAACAACTGGGAGGAATTCAGGGGTCCCCAGTCTTGTAACTTGCCATTGAAAGAGTCAGTGTCATTGATCCAACAGGACAGAATAGCTGAGACGCAAACCCAGAAAGCTTTAGAGGAAGGCTCTAAAATGTACAGATATACCTGCAGTGGCACAAACTAG